In the uncultured Methanolobus sp. genome, one interval contains:
- a CDS encoding PhnD/SsuA/transferrin family substrate-binding protein, with protein MKSKALQRCSKCIFVISLILAFIFVTSSSGCFESEEALKVSLEKTENLKQSDVNDKPVRIGVFSMASPKTTMEYYKYFVEYLSAYTDLDFELVQRDNPAEINYLLETGYLDFVFVREDDYISGYNGFGMEIITVPVINGDLYGTSFVIVRSDSGIDSLEDLRGKKVAFNSYRFNRGEIVPEYMLHLINESPDSFFSSYIYSNSQDNFIDMVHQGTLDGAEIDRIMWDYMVQDSPEYSSELTIIHSSSDHLVPLIAVNPEIDPGLKNDVTEVLLNMHDSQQGLDVLEKMHFNMFVEMDHDTYLSYGNDSRGM; from the coding sequence ATGAAAAGCAAGGCATTACAACGGTGTAGCAAGTGCATTTTCGTAATATCCCTGATTCTTGCTTTTATATTTGTTACTTCTTCAAGCGGATGCTTTGAAAGTGAGGAAGCCCTGAAAGTGTCTCTTGAAAAAACCGAAAACCTGAAACAATCGGATGTCAACGATAAGCCTGTACGTATCGGTGTTTTTTCAATGGCTTCCCCGAAAACAACAATGGAGTATTACAAATATTTTGTTGAATATCTTTCTGCGTATACGGACCTTGATTTTGAACTGGTGCAGCGTGATAATCCTGCGGAGATCAATTATTTACTTGAGACTGGATATCTCGATTTTGTATTTGTAAGAGAGGACGATTATATTTCCGGGTATAATGGCTTTGGTATGGAAATAATCACTGTCCCGGTGATTAATGGGGATTTATATGGCACATCTTTTGTGATTGTGAGATCAGATTCAGGTATCGATTCGCTGGAAGATCTCCGCGGTAAAAAAGTTGCATTCAATAGTTATCGTTTTAACCGGGGTGAAATCGTTCCGGAGTACATGCTGCATCTGATCAATGAATCTCCTGATTCATTTTTTTCCAGTTATATTTACAGCAACAGCCAGGATAATTTCATAGATATGGTGCATCAGGGGACTCTTGACGGGGCTGAAATAGATCGTATTATGTGGGACTACATGGTACAGGATTCGCCGGAATATTCCTCTGAGCTGACAATAATTCATTCATCCTCAGATCATCTTGTTCCCTTAATTGCGGTAAATCCGGAAATTGATCCCGGACTAAAAAACGATGTAACTGAAGTCCTGTTAAACATGCATGACTCTCAGCAAGGACTTGATGTCCTTGAAAAGATGCATTTCAATATGTTCGTTGAAATGGACCATGATACATATTTATCATATGGGAACGATTCGCGGGGTATGTAA
- a CDS encoding PstS family phosphate ABC transporter substrate-binding protein, with the protein MTRKNNYLIIATVCLLLILVFIVYMSGQTDTQNPDSSLSIEEQNNAEDNDNDGETTEIYIKGSDTILPVSLAESAAFMELYPKDNIIVIGGGSSLGIASFIEGEVEIAMASRKIKDSEIESAMEKGIDPVETVIGWDGIAVIVNKNNYFDSLTIEQLKKIYTGEVSNWKELGGKDEEIEVLVRDTSSGTYAFFKEHVLEDEEYTSTAVTEPNTEAIVQTVASDSAAIGYIGLAYADSSVKMLGLENSEGIFHPEQESILKGKYPLARPLQYYTNGEPEGDVDKYIDFVLSEQGQAIIKKIGYLPIN; encoded by the coding sequence TTGACCCGAAAAAATAACTACCTGATTATTGCTACTGTTTGCCTGTTATTAATCCTGGTATTCATAGTATACATGTCCGGACAGACTGATACTCAGAATCCTGATAGCTCCTTATCAATCGAAGAACAAAATAACGCAGAGGATAATGACAACGATGGAGAGACAACTGAAATTTATATAAAGGGTTCCGATACTATTTTACCGGTATCGCTTGCCGAATCTGCGGCATTCATGGAACTTTATCCCAAGGACAATATAATCGTTATTGGCGGTGGCTCATCTCTTGGGATTGCCAGTTTTATTGAAGGCGAAGTTGAAATTGCCATGGCTTCAAGGAAAATTAAAGATTCTGAAATTGAGAGCGCAATGGAAAAAGGAATAGATCCCGTGGAAACTGTTATCGGATGGGATGGCATTGCAGTTATCGTTAATAAAAATAACTATTTTGACAGCTTAACCATTGAACAACTGAAAAAAATCTACACCGGAGAAGTCAGTAACTGGAAAGAGCTGGGCGGGAAGGACGAAGAAATTGAAGTGCTTGTGCGTGACACCAGTTCCGGAACTTACGCTTTTTTCAAAGAACATGTGCTTGAAGATGAAGAATACACTTCTACGGCAGTAACCGAACCAAATACAGAAGCTATCGTACAGACTGTTGCATCAGACAGTGCGGCTATTGGTTACATCGGACTTGCATATGCTGACAGCAGTGTGAAAATGCTTGGCCTGGAAAACTCCGAAGGTATATTCCATCCGGAGCAGGAGTCTATACTGAAAGGCAAATATCCACTCGCAAGACCGCTCCAGTATTATACCAACGGTGAACCTGAAGGAGATGTCGATAAGTACATAGACTTTGTCCTGAGTGAACAGGGACAGGCTATAATTAAAAAAATCGGATATCTTCCGATAAACTAA
- the aroC gene encoding chorismate synthase, whose translation MPGNSFGHSFRITTWGESHGKALGVVVDGVPAGLELSEADVQKDLDRRRPGQSDVSTPRSESDSVEILSGIIDGITTGMPVSMLVWNKNAKSSAYDYIKNVPRPGHADLAYTEKYGIRDHRGGGRSSGRETIGRVAGGAVARKLLSQKGIEVFAHVTELGGIKAKPLSYDEIRRNVDSNVVRCADPEATEQMLEQVNVARFEGDSIGGVVEIIATGVPAGLGEPVFDKLDADIACAMMGIGAVKGVEIGAGFECAGMKGSQMNDALVLNNGKVIPANNNAGGITGGISTGMPVVCRIAVKPTPSISKSQKSVDMASMKEIDVEIHGRHDPTIPPRMVPVAESMMALVLADHMIRSGRIGPDSLL comes from the coding sequence ATGCCAGGAAATTCATTCGGACATTCTTTCAGGATCACAACATGGGGCGAGTCACATGGAAAAGCCCTTGGAGTTGTTGTTGATGGTGTACCTGCCGGACTTGAACTTTCGGAAGCTGATGTTCAGAAAGATCTTGACAGACGAAGACCGGGACAGAGCGATGTGTCAACTCCCCGTTCAGAGTCTGATTCAGTAGAGATCCTGTCCGGTATAATCGATGGTATAACTACCGGGATGCCGGTTTCCATGCTGGTATGGAACAAGAATGCAAAATCCAGTGCTTATGATTACATAAAGAATGTCCCTCGTCCAGGGCATGCTGACCTTGCCTACACTGAAAAGTATGGTATCCGGGATCACCGGGGTGGTGGAAGATCATCCGGCAGGGAAACAATTGGCAGGGTTGCCGGAGGTGCCGTTGCCAGAAAACTCCTTTCACAGAAAGGTATCGAGGTCTTTGCACATGTGACGGAGCTTGGTGGAATTAAAGCAAAGCCGCTTTCTTATGATGAAATCCGTCGGAATGTTGACAGTAATGTTGTACGTTGTGCAGACCCGGAAGCAACTGAACAAATGCTGGAACAGGTGAATGTAGCTCGTTTTGAAGGAGACAGTATAGGAGGTGTCGTGGAGATCATCGCCACCGGAGTTCCTGCAGGACTCGGAGAACCGGTATTTGACAAACTGGATGCCGATATTGCCTGTGCAATGATGGGAATCGGAGCCGTCAAAGGTGTTGAGATCGGTGCCGGCTTTGAATGTGCCGGAATGAAAGGCAGCCAGATGAATGATGCACTGGTACTGAACAACGGAAAAGTAATTCCTGCAAACAATAATGCCGGCGGGATCACAGGGGGCATATCCACCGGAATGCCTGTGGTATGCAGGATCGCGGTAAAACCCACTCCTTCCATATCAAAGTCTCAAAAAAGTGTCGATATGGCTTCAATGAAAGAGATCGATGTAGAAATACATGGCCGCCATGACCCGACAATCCCTCCGAGAATGGTTCCGGTTGCTGAGTCAATGATGGCACTTGTGCTTGCTGATCATATGATCAGGAGCGGGCGTATTGGCCCTGACTCCCTGCTCTGA
- a CDS encoding cation diffusion facilitator family transporter — translation MYDIESRFRQIRNVMIYILFLNLAVSFAKIAYGMYTNVLSMQSDGYHSLFDGISNIVGLIGIQIAAKPPDKEHPYGHRKFETLASIVIAVILAVVAFEIVHSAFDRFGSGNAPEVTAISFVIMLGTMCVNYGVTTYERRKGTELNSEVLLADSAHTRSDIYVSLSVIIGLIAIHLGYPLIDPVVSVLIALVILHAGAEIIFHSVSILADESQIDTEEIATVVRNVEGVIDCHKIRTRGPPGNVFVDLHVEVDPEMTTYKSHTISHIVQYRIRESFDGIEDVLVHIEPAHTRSI, via the coding sequence ATGTATGATATTGAATCACGTTTCAGGCAGATAAGAAATGTAATGATCTATATTCTGTTCCTGAACCTTGCCGTCTCTTTTGCCAAGATTGCATACGGGATGTACACTAATGTCCTGAGCATGCAATCTGATGGGTATCATTCTCTTTTTGACGGTATTTCAAATATCGTAGGTCTTATAGGTATTCAGATTGCAGCCAAACCTCCTGACAAGGAACATCCGTACGGGCACCGCAAGTTTGAGACCCTGGCATCGATTGTAATAGCAGTCATACTGGCGGTTGTGGCCTTTGAGATAGTACATTCTGCTTTTGACCGGTTCGGAAGTGGAAATGCACCTGAGGTAACTGCAATAAGTTTTGTAATAATGCTTGGAACGATGTGTGTAAACTATGGCGTCACAACATACGAACGCAGGAAGGGTACTGAGCTAAACAGTGAAGTTCTTCTTGCCGATTCGGCCCATACCAGAAGTGACATTTACGTTTCTCTTTCAGTTATTATCGGTCTAATTGCCATCCATCTTGGATATCCTTTAATAGATCCGGTTGTTTCTGTTTTAATTGCGCTGGTTATACTGCATGCAGGAGCAGAGATCATTTTCCATAGCGTGTCAATCCTTGCTGATGAGTCACAGATCGATACAGAAGAAATAGCAACAGTGGTTCGTAATGTAGAAGGTGTTATCGATTGCCATAAAATAAGGACACGCGGTCCGCCGGGGAATGTCTTTGTCGACCTGCATGTGGAAGTTGATCCTGAAATGACAACTTACAAGTCACACACCATATCCCACATTGTGCAGTATCGTATCAGGGAAAGTTTTGATGGCATCGAGGATGTGCTCGTACATATTGAACCGGCTCACACGCGGTCGATATAA
- a CDS encoding formylglycine-generating enzyme family protein yields the protein MLSISVILLSGCVTDNSKDSVLDQEFSNSIGIDFALIPAGEFYMGSDSTPIVAFDDPLHEVSIKNAFYMGKYEVTQEQWEDVMGNNPSFFEGENLPVEQVSWNDAQEFISKLNQMEDTDKYRLPTETEWEYACKAGNNTDFSFTNEATDLNEYGWSDSYGWCAINANKTTHSVGEKKANAWGLYDMHGNVWEWVQDNWHDTYENAPVDGTAWEDESSSNRVGKGGSWMDGPNICKSAFRGSLDAESTSNVLGFRIVKEI from the coding sequence TTGCTATCAATTTCTGTAATTCTGTTATCAGGATGTGTTACGGATAACAGCAAGGATTCTGTTTTAGATCAGGAATTCAGCAATTCCATAGGAATTGATTTTGCCCTTATTCCCGCAGGTGAATTCTACATGGGTTCGGACTCAACTCCGATAGTTGCTTTTGACGACCCTTTGCATGAGGTTAGCATTAAGAATGCTTTCTACATGGGTAAATATGAAGTTACGCAGGAGCAATGGGAAGATGTCATGGGAAATAATCCTTCGTTCTTTGAAGGAGAAAATCTGCCTGTTGAGCAGGTATCGTGGAACGATGCACAGGAATTCATTAGCAAGCTGAATCAAATGGAAGATACTGACAAGTATCGCCTTCCAACTGAAACTGAATGGGAATACGCATGTAAAGCCGGAAATAACACGGATTTTTCATTTACAAATGAAGCTACTGACCTGAACGAGTACGGATGGTCAGATTCTTACGGATGGTGTGCTATAAACGCCAACAAAACAACTCATTCTGTGGGTGAAAAGAAGGCAAATGCATGGGGACTTTACGACATGCACGGTAATGTCTGGGAATGGGTTCAGGACAACTGGCATGACACTTATGAGAATGCTCCTGTTGATGGAACTGCCTGGGAAGATGAAAGCAGCAGCAACCGTGTAGGTAAAGGAGGGAGCTGGATGGATGGACCGAATATCTGCAAAAGTGCTTTCCGTGGTAGTCTGGATGCTGAAAGTACATCAAATGTCCTGGGATTCAGGATCGTGAAGGAGATATAA
- a CDS encoding carbon monoxide dehydrogenase accessory protein CooC: MVKIAVTGKGGVGKTTLSGTLARMLARDGYDVLAIDADADMNLASSLGIEDAPKPLTDYKDLIEDRAGEKGGMFKLNPKVDDVVDKFGVVGPDNVKMLVMGTVERGGSGCMCPASAFLKAFLRHVVLKGSSAVILDMEAGIEHLGRGTTRGIDLMIVVVEPGMRSIETARRIKELSEGIDIKHLAAVINKGTSSDIKPKLEEMGIPVLGVIPYDPDLVEADFNGLSPIDVGGNWVDSVTEIKDHMLEMISGFEKEE; encoded by the coding sequence ATGGTAAAAATTGCAGTCACAGGAAAAGGCGGGGTGGGCAAAACAACACTATCCGGTACTCTGGCAAGAATGCTGGCAAGGGATGGTTACGATGTGCTTGCTATTGATGCTGATGCTGATATGAATCTGGCTTCATCTCTGGGAATAGAGGACGCTCCAAAACCACTTACAGATTATAAGGACCTAATTGAAGATCGGGCCGGTGAAAAAGGCGGCATGTTCAAGTTGAATCCTAAAGTTGATGATGTGGTTGATAAATTCGGTGTTGTCGGACCTGATAATGTTAAAATGCTTGTAATGGGAACTGTGGAAAGAGGGGGAAGTGGTTGTATGTGTCCTGCTTCAGCGTTCCTGAAAGCCTTCCTGAGGCATGTAGTACTCAAGGGCAGCAGTGCTGTTATCCTTGACATGGAAGCGGGTATCGAACATCTTGGAAGAGGAACCACACGCGGAATTGACCTTATGATCGTTGTTGTGGAACCAGGTATGCGCTCCATTGAGACTGCCCGGAGAATTAAAGAGCTTTCCGAAGGAATTGATATCAAACACCTGGCAGCGGTAATTAATAAGGGGACTTCCTCAGACATCAAGCCCAAACTTGAAGAAATGGGAATTCCTGTACTTGGTGTGATACCATACGACCCGGATCTTGTGGAAGCAGACTTCAATGGTCTGTCACCAATAGATGTTGGTGGAAACTGGGTTGATTCTGTCACCGAAATCAAAGACCATATGCTTGAAATGATATCTGGTTTTGAGAAAGAAGAATAG
- a CDS encoding TIGR00269 family protein, translating into MESKTIKCNKCNNDAIIFQKYSGMHLCRKHFIEDVERKIKLTIRKHYSIKRNEVIAVGLSGGKDSSTTLHILHKLFGKRPDIEIVGISIDEGIEGYRPDTIESARELTSKLGVRHIIRSFQDEYDTTMDEIAPQQREKGACSYCGVLRKSLINKIALEIGATKLAIGHNLDDEAQTILLNHLKGDVSRMVRLAPPKELEGLVLRMKPLRNIPEKEVALYAYLYDLPLGFGGCPYSHEAMRREIRVMLNEFEVKHPGTKYALLSGFDKVSGILGREYPQEGLQKCCICGQACTEKVCQACRLLKRDQSSSM; encoded by the coding sequence ATGGAATCAAAAACGATAAAATGCAACAAATGCAACAATGATGCAATTATTTTCCAGAAATATTCCGGGATGCACCTGTGCCGTAAGCATTTCATAGAAGACGTTGAGCGAAAAATAAAACTTACTATAAGGAAGCACTACAGCATCAAAAGGAATGAAGTTATAGCTGTTGGCCTGAGCGGTGGTAAGGACAGCAGTACAACACTCCACATACTCCACAAATTATTCGGCAAAAGGCCCGATATTGAGATTGTGGGAATCTCCATAGATGAAGGAATTGAAGGTTATCGTCCTGATACTATTGAATCTGCACGAGAGCTGACATCAAAACTTGGTGTCAGGCATATTATCCGTTCATTCCAGGATGAGTATGACACAACCATGGATGAAATAGCACCCCAACAAAGAGAAAAAGGGGCTTGCAGCTATTGTGGAGTCCTCAGAAAATCACTTATCAATAAAATAGCTCTGGAAATTGGTGCTACAAAACTTGCGATTGGCCATAATCTGGATGACGAAGCTCAGACTATCTTGTTAAATCACCTGAAAGGTGACGTTTCCCGCATGGTCAGACTTGCTCCGCCAAAAGAACTTGAAGGACTGGTGCTCAGAATGAAACCTCTGAGAAACATTCCTGAAAAAGAAGTTGCACTTTATGCTTACTTGTATGATCTTCCCCTTGGATTTGGCGGCTGTCCCTATTCTCATGAAGCAATGAGAAGAGAGATCCGGGTAATGCTGAATGAATTTGAAGTAAAGCACCCAGGTACAAAATATGCTCTTTTAAGTGGTTTCGATAAGGTTTCAGGAATACTTGGAAGGGAATATCCGCAGGAAGGACTCCAGAAATGCTGTATATGCGGACAAGCGTGTACTGAGAAAGTCTGCCAGGCCTGCAGACTGCTCAAACGTGATCAATCTTCCAGCATGTAA